One Salvia splendens isolate huo1 chromosome 12, SspV2, whole genome shotgun sequence genomic window carries:
- the LOC121758019 gene encoding protein C2-DOMAIN ABA-RELATED 10-like produces the protein MDGLGLLRIRVERGMNLAVRDTRTSDPYVVIECASQKVKTRVEKDNCNPVWNEELTILIKDINTPITISVFDHDKFSRDDSMGSAKIDIKRFVECVEMGLQDLPDGTQLGRMEASNENCLSKESCIVWNKGKVVQEMVLRLGGVECGELHIQIEWLHL, from the exons atggatggTTTGGGGCTTCTGCGGATTCGAGTCGAGCGAGGTATGAACCTCGCTGTGCGCGACACCAGAACCAGCGATCCTTACGTTGTCATTGAATGCGCCTCTCag AAGGTGAAGACTAGAGTTGAGAAAGACAATTGCAATCCAGTTTGGAATGAAGAGTTGACAATATTAATCAAAGACATAAATACTCCCATCACTATA TCAGTGTTCGATCACGATAAATTCAGTCGAGACGACAGCATGGGGAGTGCAAAAATAGACATAAAGCGTTTCGTAGAATGCGTGGAAATGGGGCTGCAGGATCTCCCAGACGGCACACAGCTTGGCAGAATGGAGGCGAGCAACGAAAACTGTTTGTCGAAGGAGAGCTGCATCGTGTGGAATAAAGGGAAGGTAGTTCAGGAGATGGTTCTCAGACTTGGAGGGGTGGAATGTGGCGAGCTCCACATCCAGATCGAGTGGCTTCACCTATAA